The region CTTCAACCATAAGAATAGCACCTGCATCAGGGATATCAAGACTCGGATCATAGGATTTCAGGGTACGGATCGTGGTACTGTCCAGTATTTCACAGGCTGATGGAATTGTACCCGAGGAAAGGATACGCACAACTGCAGCCCCCGCTTTTTCCGCACTATCAAAGGAGAGAAGGATTACCAGTCTGGTGCGGGGCAGGGGATGAATTCTCAAAACCGCCTCGGTAATTATACCCAAAGTTCCTTCAGAACCTACCATCAGGGATGTCAGGTCATAACCTGAAGCCATTTTTAGTGTTCTTGAACCGGTCCTGATGATGCTGCCATCCGCCAGAACTACTTCAAGGTCCAGCACATAACGTTTTGTAGTCCCATATTTCACGGAACGCATTCCGCTGCCATTGTTTGCTATAAGGCCCGCCAGAGTACACATAGCAGTACTTCCCGGGTCGGGAGGGAAGAAAAACCCGTGGGGTTTCAGGGTTTCGTTTAGCCTGGAATGCACAACCCCGGGACCGATGGTTACCTGCAGATTATCAATGTCTATATCGAGAATCTCATCCATACCGCTCATGTCCAGCACAATTCCACCACATACCGGGACTGCGCCACCTGCAAGCCCACTGGCAGCACCCCGGGCCACCACAGGCATTTCTATTTCAGAAGCAAGTTTTACTAGCTTGCTCACCTGTTCTGAATTATGTGGACGTACCACATATTCAGGACGACCCTTTACCTGGGATGCATCCGAAGAATAGCAACAGATGTCTGAGGCCGAATTACTTACGTTTTTATCGCCGACTATCTCCTTCAGCCTGTTAAGAAGCATATACGTTCAACCTGTAATGTATTGATCAATATTATGTGATTGAGTAGAAAACGTTTACATCTATATAGTTCTATTCTATGCCATGACCAGATACTTTGAAGTCCACCAGCGAGACGGGGCTGCAAGAAAGGGAAGCCTCTATCTCAACAAAACGATCCCTACACCAACGGTAATTGACACTTCTTCCCTCAAACCAGAGGCTGAAGGAGATATAATATATCCAGGCAATCAGTGGCATTTCGGGAATGGAAAAACGGCAACACAAGCCACCCTGGGATTAAGGGATCGTGTGGGGAAAGATAAACTCATAATTATGCCTTCCTGCACATATTCACCCATGATAACAGGGGAAGTAACCTGTGAAAAGATAGATGTGCCAGCTGAGGAGGGACCCACTGGAATAGCTTATTCTGAAAGAGACCCGGAAACTACACGGGACCTCTATGTGGCAGACGGCATCGGCTGTCATGAAGGCAACCCTCGCAGGCTGCTGACAGCCCTCATCGATATAAGGAAGAACATTGCACCGGACTCGGCCCTGTATGCACCGAATATCGCCTTGCCTGAAAATGTTGCCATGCTGATTTACCTGGGAGTGGACATCCTGGATACGACAAGGGCAACTATCGCGGCCTTTGAAGATAAATATATGACACCGGTCGGTTTCATCCATCTGGACAGACTAACAGAATTGCCCTGCTGCTGTGCCCATTGCAGCGGCATGAGTGCAAAAGAAGTAAAGGATATGGATAAAAAGCAACGCGCCCGCCTAATTGAAAAACATAATATCGCCACCCTTGAGACAGAAGTAGCCCTTGTCAGGCAACGGATACGCAGTGCCTCTCTCAGGGAATACGTGGAAGGAAGATGCCGTCATGACCCCGCCCTTGTGGCAATGCTGCGTTTGAGTGATGCAGAATACGATTTCCTCGAAGAGAGAACAGCCCTATTCAAACCCGCAGCCCTGCTTGCAACAACCTCTGAATCCCTGACAAGGCCGGAAGTTGTACGCTTTGCCCGACGAGTACAGCAGCGATACACACCACCAGAAAAAGATGTCCTGCTACTTTTACCCTGTTCGGCCCGCAAACCTTACTCTATTTCCATGACCCATTCCAGATTCCGCAAGGCACTTGGCAAAAACCTCAAACTTGTGCAGGAAGTCATAATTACCTCACCTCTGGGAATAGTACCCCGGGAACTGGAAGTCACATACCCTGCCGCACATTATGACACCACAGTAACCGGTTATTGGGATGCAGAGGAACACAGATGGGTAGAGGAATGTCTGGAGGACTTCCTTCTAAAACATCCTTACAAACATATTGTAGCACATGTGGAAGACGAATATCGCAGTATATGTGAGAACGTATCCAATAAACTCGGATTGGACATAACTTACACATCCGACGGAAATGTGACCTCCTCAACCTCCCTGCACAAACTGGAAGATACGATGAAAGAATTGTGTGACGGGCTCAGCTACAGAGGAGATTACAGACGGGACATGCTAAAAGCCATTGCAGATTACCAGTTTGGTGCAGGTTCCGGTGAGACCCTGCTACCCTCTGATTCAAAAATTAAAGCCCCTTTCCCTCGCTACCAGGCATTCCTGAATAAGGAACAACTAATAACCCTCATTCCCGAAAATGGTACAATAGCCCTGACAATTGAAGGAGCTAAAAGAATCATTGAAACAGGAAATTATGTTGTAAATATCGATAATTTCGTGCCACGGGGTTCAATACTGGCTCCGGGGGTCATAGATGCAGATGAGCGGATTCGCCCCAATGACGAAGTATTCATATGCGGAGATAAAGCATTCTGTGTCGGACGTGCTGCAATGAGCGGCCCCGAGATGATACATTCAAACCGGGGCATTGCCGTGGATGTGAGGCACGTCAAAAAATTGTAAAGGCCCGGGAGGGGAACATTGCTGTTTAGAAGATTCGAAGGAAGGGACTTTGCCGAGGTGCTACAGATTGAAATGGAGGCATTCGAAGACCATGATCCCTACACCTACATGAATTTCTATGAAATGAATCCGGAAGGTTTTATTGTTGCTGAAAGCGGAAAAACCATTACAGGTTTTGTAATGGGATACCGCAGCAGTGAACAGGAAGGGAGGATATTTTCCCTTGCTGTTAAAAAAGAATTCCAGAGAAAGGGAATCGGTCAGGCATTATTAAAGGTAATACAGAGACATTTCCGCAACCGGAATGTAAAATATGTGCGCCTAGAAGTACGTGCCAGCAATAAAAGCGCCCAGCGTCTTTATAATCGCATGGGATTTATTGACTGCTGGTATGAACCTGGTTATTACATAGATGGAGAATCCGGAATAATTATGAAGAAATATCTATATCCCGCAGGTTTGCATGAAGATTTAATGGCAGATGATTGGTCTGCCATATCTTAATTTTCATTCAGTTACTATGTGAAACCCCATTTCCTGATCTCTCGGCAAACTCCTGCATCCTGATAGAGGTCCTGCTTACACTGGAGATCTCATCTTCTGAAATGATGGATGCCAGGTGATTACCGAGGATAAAGATTGCATGCTTATGTTCTGCTTTGCTTCGATGGATGTGAACCGGACTTATGGAGAGGGAATTATAATCCTCAAAATCATGTTCTACACCCTGGTCTTCCAGATACCTTTTGATTTGGGCCATCAAAGTATGCAACTGGATCAGTTCATCTTTGTGCATTGTAACAACCTGTATTATATCAATTTAAAGCAGCATAGACTCAGAAATAGAATCTAAATGAGTTAGATAAAACCATTCCCTACGGAAAAGGACTGCTTTGTTATATTATATATTATTTTCTATTTAATTACAACTAATAATGATTAACAATACCGGATCCAAAGATATTGTATCCGGCTTCGTAAAGGAAAGCGTCTAAAAATATTACTTAAATGGTTTTAAAAGAATGCTTTTCCTAAAAGCATTGCCACAAGTGCAGTAAATGGTATAAAAAGGTTGTCATGGCGGGAAATAGAACATTCCGTGATCATACCGGCCACACTACCAACAACAGCCAGCATTCCAACAAAATAAAATCCTACTATAGAAGATAGGATTATTCCGCCGGTAGTGCCCTCCACTGTCTTGCATGAGCCAGGCAGCTTCAATCTCCCCAGATGACCAATCAGCGGAGCTACTCCATCACCCAGAGCCAGAACTACCATGGAAGCATAACATATGCCTTCGTCTACAAAATAACTCAGACCCAGAAGTATAAAGAAAGAGAGGATGTAAAACAGAGGGTCCAGTGCGAACACTTCCTTCTCCCTGCTCCTCCATAAAAGACCATACACATACCTTTTATTTTCAGCCGGTTTGATAGCTTCCATAATGAGAAAAATAAGTGTTGCACTCGCAAGTGCCAGTGCAGCATATTCCCTTCCATAAATATCCGCAACAAAAGGAACCGCCACTCCCGACATATGCACTATTTTACGTAAAGGAAGCGCCTTATTGCCACACAATGAATGATTGTTGAAAGCTGCCATAGTCGGGAATCGGCAGGTAAGTGGATATATTTTGCTATTGGAAATGCGATATAACCATAAAGGATGTTACAAATTGTTATTTCAGATGAAATATGGGACAAATATACCGTTCAAGGATGAGATTATTATATGATTATCTAGTATTATTAGCACAATTCTGGATACAAGATGCCATCTCATCCAGTGATTTGATTTGCCGGTGATAGAATGGAAGGAAAAGTATGGAAATTCGGAGATGACGTGGATACTGACGCGGTTATCCCGGGAAGATTTCTGGTCCTAAACACCCCTGAAGAGCTTGCAGCGCATGCATTCGAAGGAGTAAGACCGGATTTTGCAGAAAGTGTAAAGGAAAATGACATAATCGTTGCTGGAAGCAATTTTGGCTGCGGATCATCCAGAGAACATGCACCCCTGGCATTAAAAGGGACAAAGATTGGATGCGTTATTGCAAAATCCTTTGCAAGAATCTTTTTCAGGAACGCAATCAACATCGGTGTACCATTACTGGAATGTGCTGATACCGACAGCATAGATGAGAATGATAAACTTAAAGTGGATATTTCCACCGGTGTAATCGAGAACCTGTCCAAAGGAGAAAAATATCAGGCAACCCCTCTCCCTGATTTTGTAAGGGAGATTGTAAACGCCGGTGGACTGATAGAATACACACGAAAGATAATCGATTAACCTGATAATACGGAGATAATTAACAATGACCCAATATAAAGTACCTGTAATTCCCGGAGATGGTATCGGCCCGGAAATCGTAGCAGAGGGAATGAAAGTTATAGATGCCGCAGGAGAGAAATTCGGATTCGATGTGGA is a window of Methanohalophilus mahii DSM 5219 DNA encoding:
- a CDS encoding UPF0058 family protein, yielding MHKDELIQLHTLMAQIKRYLEDQGVEHDFEDYNSLSISPVHIHRSKAEHKHAIFILGNHLASIISEDEISSVSRTSIRMQEFAERSGNGVSHSN
- a CDS encoding 3-isopropylmalate dehydratase small subunit — protein: MEGKVWKFGDDVDTDAVIPGRFLVLNTPEELAAHAFEGVRPDFAESVKENDIIVAGSNFGCGSSREHAPLALKGTKIGCVIAKSFARIFFRNAINIGVPLLECADTDSIDENDKLKVDISTGVIENLSKGEKYQATPLPDFVREIVNAGGLIEYTRKIID
- a CDS encoding diacylglycerol/polyprenol kinase family protein; its protein translation is MAAFNNHSLCGNKALPLRKIVHMSGVAVPFVADIYGREYAALALASATLIFLIMEAIKPAENKRYVYGLLWRSREKEVFALDPLFYILSFFILLGLSYFVDEGICYASMVVLALGDGVAPLIGHLGRLKLPGSCKTVEGTTGGIILSSIVGFYFVGMLAVVGSVAGMITECSISRHDNLFIPFTALVAMLLGKAFF
- the arcS gene encoding archaeosine synthase subunit alpha codes for the protein MTRYFEVHQRDGAARKGSLYLNKTIPTPTVIDTSSLKPEAEGDIIYPGNQWHFGNGKTATQATLGLRDRVGKDKLIIMPSCTYSPMITGEVTCEKIDVPAEEGPTGIAYSERDPETTRDLYVADGIGCHEGNPRRLLTALIDIRKNIAPDSALYAPNIALPENVAMLIYLGVDILDTTRATIAAFEDKYMTPVGFIHLDRLTELPCCCAHCSGMSAKEVKDMDKKQRARLIEKHNIATLETEVALVRQRIRSASLREYVEGRCRHDPALVAMLRLSDAEYDFLEERTALFKPAALLATTSESLTRPEVVRFARRVQQRYTPPEKDVLLLLPCSARKPYSISMTHSRFRKALGKNLKLVQEVIITSPLGIVPRELEVTYPAAHYDTTVTGYWDAEEHRWVEECLEDFLLKHPYKHIVAHVEDEYRSICENVSNKLGLDITYTSDGNVTSSTSLHKLEDTMKELCDGLSYRGDYRRDMLKAIADYQFGAGSGETLLPSDSKIKAPFPRYQAFLNKEQLITLIPENGTIALTIEGAKRIIETGNYVVNIDNFVPRGSILAPGVIDADERIRPNDEVFICGDKAFCVGRAAMSGPEMIHSNRGIAVDVRHVKKL
- the rimI gene encoding ribosomal protein S18-alanine N-acetyltransferase — translated: MLFRRFEGRDFAEVLQIEMEAFEDHDPYTYMNFYEMNPEGFIVAESGKTITGFVMGYRSSEQEGRIFSLAVKKEFQRKGIGQALLKVIQRHFRNRNVKYVRLEVRASNKSAQRLYNRMGFIDCWYEPGYYIDGESGIIMKKYLYPAGLHEDLMADDWSAIS
- a CDS encoding FAD-binding oxidoreductase, which gives rise to MLLNRLKEIVGDKNVSNSASDICCYSSDASQVKGRPEYVVRPHNSEQVSKLVKLASEIEMPVVARGAASGLAGGAVPVCGGIVLDMSGMDEILDIDIDNLQVTIGPGVVHSRLNETLKPHGFFFPPDPGSTAMCTLAGLIANNGSGMRSVKYGTTKRYVLDLEVVLADGSIIRTGSRTLKMASGYDLTSLMVGSEGTLGIITEAVLRIHPLPRTRLVILLSFDSAEKAGAAVVRILSSGTIPSACEILDSTTIRTLKSYDPSLDIPDAGAILMVEVDGSQGEVSEASEMVKKVCEGIADDIRAARDEEESDRIWAARRIVGAAISRLDPLRNRVYVGEDIGVPIKEIPEMIKNVHRISDEVGIPIMIYGHIGDGNLHTGMSIDMLSEEEWEKLHRAADLIYRKAIELGGTVSAEHGIGGARANYMELEHPTSLPVMSLIKKALDPKGILNPGKLGVDK